Genomic window (Bacillota bacterium):
CGACGATGATGACCATGATGTTGGAGATCAGGCGGGCCTGGGCGGCCGCCTGGCCGATGATCAGGCCGCCGACGACCGTGGCCGCCGTGCCCACCCGGCTCGGCAAACGGACGGTGGCCTCCTGAAACATCTCCAGGAAGATCTCCATGACGAGGACCTCGATAACCACCGAGAGGGGCACCCCCTCGCGGGTTCCGGCGATGACCAGGGCCAACTCAACCCGCATGACGTCGGGGTTGTAGGCGGCCACGGAGATGTAAATGGCCGGTAGGAAGAGGACGATCAGCGCCCCGAGGATCCGCATGAACCTGAGGAACGAGGCCACCGGGGCGGCGAAGTAGTAGTCGTCGGGGGTGGTGAAGAACTCCATGAACAGGCTGGGGATGAGGATCGCTTCGGGATCCCCCTCGACCAGGATGGCCACCCGGCCGTCCTGGAGGCCGGCCGCGACCCGGTCCGGCCGCCCCGACACCATGTACCTGGGGAAGACGGTCCAGCGATGGGGCCCGATCATCTCGGTCACAAAGGACGCGTCGACGGACTGCCCGTAGTTGACCTTGCCCAGCCGGCTCAGGACCTCCCTGATCAGCTCGGGGCGGACCAGGTCGGCCACGTACATGACGGCCACCCGGCTCCTCGAGCGCCGCCCGACCTCGAGCAGCTGGAGGGCCAACCTCGGGTCCTTGATTCGCCGCCGGACCAGGGCGATGTTGTCCTCCAGCGATTCGGTGAAGCCTTCGTGCGGGCCGCGGATGGTCGTCTCCGACGGCGGTTCCTGGACCTGCCGGGACGGCCAGGCGTCGACCAGCATCGCCGCCGCCTGGGGGAATCCGTCGACGAGGAGGATGACCGAGCCAACGGCCATCTCGCGGGCGACCGAGGCCACATCGTCGACCACTTTGTAGATGAGGGAGGCAATCGCCCCCCTCAACAGGGTCTCCAGACCCTTCGGAGGGCCTGGTGGTTGGGTGTATTCACGGGGGATGAGGTTGAGGGGGGCGACGATGCTGTTCTCGACCCGGACGATGTCCACGAGCGGGTGGAAGTAGATCAGGACCGCTCGGCCAGAGGGGCTCAGGGGCGTCTGGATATCCCGGGTATGCAGGTCGTCGGAGGGGGCCAGTTGATCCTTGATGGCCTTGACGTTGTCGTCCAGGGAGTCGGTCAACCGGATGGGCGGGATGGGGCCCCGTTTGGCCGCCGGGCCCTTGCTCTTGGCCCAGCCCCCGGCGGGGTTCAGCTCGGTGCTGGCTTCCTGATCGGTCTTGGCCCCGTGGGCCTGGCCTGACGAGGTCTGGTCCCCACTCCGGCCACCCCTCCCCCCAGACCCCCCGGACCAAGCAGTCTCGCCCGGCAAGAACTCTCTCGCCGGGCGAGGTTTGACGGGCTTCACGGGGACGGGCTTCCTGGGTTGGCGCTGCTGGGGCACGGGCCTCGGCCTCCTGCGTCTTGGCGGCGGACAGGCTACGTCGGGACTCGGCGACAGTCCGGGGGCCGAGCGGTGAGTTGCCCGGCTGGCGACTATTGTGTGTCGAAGACCGCTCCGTCATGCGGGACGTCAACCCCGCTTGCCGCCTCGCCCCGAAGGCCCTACCCCCGACCCCAGGGAAAGCGGTATAATAAGCCTTGGTGGGCGAGAGAGGCGACCGACCGGCCCCACTCCTGGCCAAGCCCGAAACCTCATTCAAGGAGGCTTTCAAGGATGCCCAGAGAGCGTCGCAAGGCGGAACCATTCAAGATCAAGGCCGTCGAACCGATTAAGATGACCACCGGGCCCCAGCGTGAGAAGGCCATCGCCGAGGCGGGGTACAACACCTTCCTCCTGAAGTCGGAAGACGTCTACATCGACTTGCTCACCGACAGCGGGACCTCGGCCATGTCGGATAACCAGTGGGCCGGCCTGATGATCGGGGACGAGGCCTATGCCGGGTCGAAGAACTTCTTCCACCTCGAACAGGCCGTCCGGGAGGTTTACGGCTTCAAGTACATGGTTCCGACCCACCAGGGCCGGGGGGCCGAGAACATCCTCTCCCAGATCCTGATCACCCCGGGGACCTACATCCCGGGCAACATGTACTTTACGACCACCCGCGCCCACCAGGAGAAGAACGGGGCGACCTTCGTCGACGTGATCGTCGACGAGGCCCACGACCCGACCGCCCGCCTCCCCTTCAAGGGGGACGTCGACCTGACCAAGCTGGAGAACCTGATCGAGAAGGTCGGGCCGGACAAGATCCCCTACGTGAGTGTGGCCGTGACGGTGAACATGGCCGGGGGTCAGCCGGTCTCGATGGCCAACCTCAGGGCCACTCGCGAGCTGTGCCACCGCCACGGCGTCAAGCTCTTCTTCGACGCCACCCGGGCGGTCGAGAACGCCTACTTCATCCAGCAGCGCGAGGAAGGGTACAAAGACAAGGCCGTCGCCGCCATCCTCAGAGAGATGATGTCCTACAGCGACGGCTGCACGATGAGCGGCAAGAAGGACAACCTGGTCAACATCGGCGGCTTCCTGGCCATGAACGACTACAGCCTCTGGCAGAAGGCCGCCTCGCTGCTCGTCCTATACGAGGGGTTCCCGCACTACGGCGGGCTGGCCGGTCGGGACATGGAGGCCATGGCCCGGGGCATCCACGAGATGGTCGACGACGACTACATCGCCTATCGCGTCGAGCAGGTCCAGTATCTGGGCAACCAGCTCCTCGAGGCGGGCGTCCCGATCATGGAGCCCATCGGCGGGCATGCCGTCTATCTCGACGCCAAGCGTTTCCTGCCGCATATCCCGCAGACCTCGTACCCGGCCCAGGCTTTGGCTGCCGCCCTCTACATCGAGGGGGGCGTCCGGGCGATGGAGCGCGGCATCGTCTCCGCCGGCCGCGACGAGAGCGGCCACGAGCACGTCCCCAAGCTGGAGTTGGTCCGCCTGACCATCCCCCGTCGGGTGTACACCGATCGGCACATGGACGTCGTCGCCGACTCGGTCATCAACCTCTATGAGGTCCGAGACCAAATCCACGGACTCAAGTTCGTCTACGAAGCCCCGGTGCTCCGCTTCTTCACCGCCCGCTTCGA
Coding sequences:
- a CDS encoding spore germination protein; its protein translation is MKPVKPRPAREFLPGETAWSGGSGGRGGRSGDQTSSGQAHGAKTDQEASTELNPAGGWAKSKGPAAKRGPIPPIRLTDSLDDNVKAIKDQLAPSDDLHTRDIQTPLSPSGRAVLIYFHPLVDIVRVENSIVAPLNLIPREYTQPPGPPKGLETLLRGAIASLIYKVVDDVASVAREMAVGSVILLVDGFPQAAAMLVDAWPSRQVQEPPSETTIRGPHEGFTESLEDNIALVRRRIKDPRLALQLLEVGRRSRSRVAVMYVADLVRPELIREVLSRLGKVNYGQSVDASFVTEMIGPHRWTVFPRYMVSGRPDRVAAGLQDGRVAILVEGDPEAILIPSLFMEFFTTPDDYYFAAPVASFLRFMRILGALIVLFLPAIYISVAAYNPDVMRVELALVIAGTREGVPLSVVIEVLVMEIFLEMFQEATVRLPSRVGTAATVVGGLIIGQAAAQARLISNIMVIIVAVTAIGSFTTPSYDMALAVRLTRWVMIAAATIFGLYGVTLAAFLLVIYLNSTESFGVPYLAPYSPLQPGGLASDSVIRKPWWKSWLRPKAFAPRGRRRGAPKSDEGGEW
- a CDS encoding tyrosine phenol-lyase; this encodes MPRERRKAEPFKIKAVEPIKMTTGPQREKAIAEAGYNTFLLKSEDVYIDLLTDSGTSAMSDNQWAGLMIGDEAYAGSKNFFHLEQAVREVYGFKYMVPTHQGRGAENILSQILITPGTYIPGNMYFTTTRAHQEKNGATFVDVIVDEAHDPTARLPFKGDVDLTKLENLIEKVGPDKIPYVSVAVTVNMAGGQPVSMANLRATRELCHRHGVKLFFDATRAVENAYFIQQREEGYKDKAVAAILREMMSYSDGCTMSGKKDNLVNIGGFLAMNDYSLWQKAASLLVLYEGFPHYGGLAGRDMEAMARGIHEMVDDDYIAYRVEQVQYLGNQLLEAGVPIMEPIGGHAVYLDAKRFLPHIPQTSYPAQALAAALYIEGGVRAMERGIVSAGRDESGHEHVPKLELVRLTIPRRVYTDRHMDVVADSVINLYEVRDQIHGLKFVYEAPVLRFFTARFEPLGGQLIG